The Leucobacter chromiiresistens nucleotide sequence CACGCGGAGATCGCTCTCCGGATCCTCGAGCATCTCGACGAGCGCCGCCCGGGCGGTCTGCCACGTGCTCTGGGCGAGCGCGCGGATGCGCGGGCTGTCGAATACGCCGTGCTTGAACGCCTCCAGCTGCCCCTGCAGCCGCTCCTGGGTCTGCAGGTCGCCCGCGAGATCGGCGAGGAACTTGCTCACCGCGACGCGGAAGGGGTGATCGCGCTCGGCGGCCACACTCTGCACGAAGCGCACGGCCTCCGCGTGCAGCCGGTGATCGACGAACCGGTCGACGATGCCCGGCACCCAAGACGGCAGGCGCGACGACACCACCCGGTCGAACGCGTCGGGGTGCTCGACCAGCCACCCCTCGAGGCGCTCCGCCGCGATGTCGAGCAGCGCCTCATGATGGCCGCCCGAGACGAACGACTCGGCGGCTCGCCCGAGCAGCGGGCTCCACTCGGGGTCGATCACGTGGCGCCGCACGAGCACCTCCACGAGCTCCTGGACGTCGTCGTCGTCGAGCACGGCCAGCGTGCCGAGGGCCGCCGACGCCGCCATCGCGCTCACCCGCTCGGCGTTGCGGCGATCCGACAGCCACTCGCCGGCCCGCCGCGCGCCGCTGATCTCGGCGAGCTTGCCGTGCACCACGTCGTCGGCGAGGAAGTTCTCCTCGACGAACGAGCCCAGCCCCTCGCCGATGTCGTCCTTCTTCTGCGAGATGAGATTGGTGTGCGGAATCTTGAGGCCCAGGGGGTGCCGGAACAGGGCGGTGACCGCGAACCAGTCGGCCAGCGCCCCCACCATGCCGCCCTCGCTCGCGGCGCGCACGAAGCCCCAGCCCGGGTAGCGCGCCTGCAAGATGAACGACACCACGAACACCACGGCCATCGCGATGAGCAGACCGACCGCGATCGCCTGCATGCGCCTGAGCTCGTCGAGGCGCTGGAAGTCTGCGGGGGAGACGGCACCGAGCGTTCGGCGGGTGCGGGGCTGCGGCATTCCAGTATTATCCCCTCTGCACCGCAGCCGAGGCCAGCGGACGACCGCGTCGCCGAAGCGGCCGCATGGGATAATCGAGCCCATGCACCTCCTTACGGCGCTGAGCCTGAAGAACCGCGCGCTGATCGCGCTCGTCACGATCGTCGCGGCCGTGTTCGGGGTGATCGGCGTCGGCTCGCTGAAACAGGAGCTCATGCCGTCCGTGCAGTTCCCCACGATCGCGGTCGTGACGAGCTACCCCGGCGCCTCGCCCGAGGTGGTGAACAACGACGTCTCGACGCCGATCGAGACCGCGCTGCG carries:
- a CDS encoding DUF445 domain-containing protein, translating into MPQPRTRRTLGAVSPADFQRLDELRRMQAIAVGLLIAMAVVFVVSFILQARYPGWGFVRAASEGGMVGALADWFAVTALFRHPLGLKIPHTNLISQKKDDIGEGLGSFVEENFLADDVVHGKLAEISGARRAGEWLSDRRNAERVSAMAASAALGTLAVLDDDDVQELVEVLVRRHVIDPEWSPLLGRAAESFVSGGHHEALLDIAAERLEGWLVEHPDAFDRVVSSRLPSWVPGIVDRFVDHRLHAEAVRFVQSVAAERDHPFRVAVSKFLADLAGDLQTQERLQGQLEAFKHGVFDSPRIRALAQSTWQTARAALVEMLEDPESDLRVRMVRAAQDFGGKLQGDATLQYKIDVWVMEVVERLVRTYRHDLANVISETVQRWDAREAAEKIELQVGKDLQFIRINGTVVGSLAGLTIYAIATWVVAPLAGVAH